The DNA window CGGATTTACGGACTGGAAAGTTTAGGAACTCGGATGCGATTTTTTTACTCGACAACGAAACTGTTTAAAAAAGTTCCACACGACCAGGAGGTAGCAATCATGTTCGCTAGCCACAACACCAAAGCCCGCAGCGCGTTCATCGCCGCAACCGTCGCCGCGCTGCTCATCGCACGCTCCCCCAATCTCGACGCGCAGTCCCCACTCACCGTCCAACCGTCAAGTGTTTCACTGAAATAGGCGCTGGATGCAAAAGCTCGCCGGGATGACGAATTTCCTCTTAGCGTAAAGGCAACAACTGTACCGGCCAAGGCTTCGGCGAGGCAACCATCCCCACCCTCGACATTTATTAAACTTCCACTTAACTACAGACCACCTTTTCGTATATACTTACATCCGTCCGTCGAGCGAGCCGTTAGTTAAGGAGTCCCCATGCGCCGAAGCCTGGCAATGTTTTGCACCGTTTTGCTGTCTTTCATGCTCTGTTCTTGGGTCGAGGCTCAGGACCAAATCCGCGACCTGGTGGTCAAGATTCACGCCACCACCCATTCTCCCGATCTGCTCAAACCGTGGACCAAAAATAGCCCCCAGCAAATCAAGGGCTCCGGCGTGGTCATCGACGGCAAACGCATTTTGACCAACGCCCACGTGGTCAAATACGCCAGCCAGATTTACGTCCAGCCCAATCAGTCGGCCACCTACATCCCGGCGCGGGTCGAGGCGATGACGCCGGGCATGGACTTGGCGATCCTCAAACTGGACGACGAATCTTTTTTCACTAACCGTGGCTCGCTGTCCTTTGCCCAAGAACTGCCGCGGGTGAAGGACAACATCAACGTCTACGGCTATCCCACCGGCGGCACCGAGTTATCGGTCACTCAGGGCATCGTCTCGCGTATCGAGTACACCGATTATTATTATCAAGCGGCAGGTCTGCGCATTCAGGTCGACGCCGCGCTCAACTTCGGCAACAGCGGCGGGCCGGCGGTGTCGGACGGCAAACTGGTCGGCCTGGTCTTCAGTCTGATCCAGAACGCGCAAAACATCGGCTATCTAATCCCCGTCGAAGAGATTCAGCTATTCTTGAAAGACGTCGCCGACGGCCGATGCGACGGCAAGCCGCAGACCTTCGACATGATCCAGACCGTCGAGAACGAAGCCCTACGCCAACGTCTCGGCCTGCCTAAGGGCGTCAACGGCGTGATGATCGCCCAGCCTTATCGCAACGACCCGGACTACCCACTGAAGGAATGGGATGTGCTAACGCGCATCGGCAACACGCCCATCGATAGCGACGGCAAGGTGGCGATCCGCTACGACCTGCGCCTCTCGGCATCTTATCTCGTGCAGAAATACGCCCAGAACGGCCTGCTGCCGATCACGGTTTTTCGTAACGGTAAATTGATTGATATCAACTTGCCGGTGCGCAGTAATCGCGAGCTGGTGATTCCTTATCTACTCGATGCTCAACCGCGCTTTTTTATCTTCGGCCCGTTTGTCTTTTCGGCGACCACCCAGGACTACCTGGAACGGCTCGGCAAACAACGCACCGCCGCCTTCGGCCAGCAGCCAAGCCCATTGGTCACGCGCCGCTATGACAAACCGGCTTTCGAGAACGAAGAACTCATCGTCGTCGCGTCGCCGTTGTTTCCGCACCGCATCACCCGCGGCTATGACGATCCCAACCGCGCCGTGCTCGGCGAGGTCAACGGCATCAAAGTCAAAAACCTGCGCCACTTGGTCGAACTGCTGCGCGACAACCGCGACGAACAGATCAGCTTCAAGTTCGCCGCCTCAGGCGTCTTGAACCACGAGACCATGGTCTTCAACCGCAAAGATCTGATGGAAGCCACCGGCAAAATCCTCGAAGAGAACGGCATCCGCTATCCAGCCTCGCCGGAACTGCGCCCGGTCTGGGAAGCTACGGCGCCGATGGAAAAACAATCGGCACAAAGCACCTGCTGCGAACCGGTGCGAGCGGTGCGATAGCGGGCTGCTGAGAAAAGCGGAACATGCTTCGACAAGCTCAGCATGAACGGATTTTATCAATGATTTGAACTCGGATCCGTTCGTCCTGAGCTCGTCGAAGGACTCCGAGAGGATTTGCAGCACCCTGTGAGGAAATAAAATGCGAAAACGAATCTTCACCTGGCTTGGCCGGGAATTTATCGAACTCTGCGGCGAGGCCAAGCCCTCCGCGAACGCAACAGTCGAAGCGCAAGAATTGTTCGCGCGCTATGACGCCGAGCTGAAAAGCCACGGCTTGTCGCTGGACCACACCGTGCGCAGCCGTTTGTGGGGACGTGATCGCGCCAGCCGCGATCTCGGCAGCACCGAGCGAGTGAAAGCCCTCTCCGGCAAAGCGCGCTCGGCCAGCTCCAGCTATATCGCGCCCGGCCATTTCGATTCCACGGCCAACGTTGCCGTCGATTTAATAGCGATGCGGCCGACGCAAGCGAACATGACCAAACGCATCGTCGAATACGAACCGGCGATCGTGCCGATCCGCTTTCTAGTTTACGATTCGGTGGTCGTGCTTTCCGGTGTCACCACCGTGCTGCCGACGCTGGCGGCACAGTTCGACAACATCATTCCACGCATCACCGGCTCTCTCGCCGACGGCGGCAGCTCGTGGGAGAAAGTCGCGCGGGTGTCGTTCTATTTCCATCGCAGCCAAAGTTTAGAAAATTTAAAAGTGTTGTTCGCCGGCCATGTCGGCGCCAAGATTCCGCAAATGGAATATTGCGTCGTCGACGGCTATTCTTCCGAAGGCAAGTTCTGCGAGGTCGAAGTAACGGCAACTGTGTAAATAATTATGACCAATGCGAATTTTAAAGTGGCGATCCTCGACGACTTCGAGAAGATCGCCGAAACCGTGCCGGCCTTCGCGCAGCTCAAGGCGCGCGCCGAGATCACGGTCCTGCGCGAGCGGCTCGACTCTAGCGAAAAGATCGTTTCACGGCTGAGTGACTTCGACGCGCTTTTGCTCATGCGCGAGCGGACATTTTTAAGCGACAAAGAATATCGCCAGCTACCGAAGTTGAAATTTATCGCCCAGACTGGCCGCACCAGCAAGCACTTGGATCTCGCCAACGCGACCGAGCGCAACATCGCAATCGCCGGCACGCCGAGCGATAACGGCACGACGACCAAGGAGCTGACCGTCGCCTTGATTCTCGCCCTGGCGCGAAAGATTCCCCAGGTCAATCAGCGCATGCGCGAAGAGCTTTGGCCGGCGCTCACCGGCGCCATGCTCGAAGGCAAAACCATCGGTGTCCTCGGCCTCGGCCGCATCGGCAACGAAGTCGCGCGCATCATGAAAGCGTTCAACACCCGGGTCCTCGGCTGGTCGCGCAGCCTGACGCCGGAAAAGGCCGCTTTAGTCGGCGCCGAGTCGGTGTCCATGGAAACGCTGCTCAAGGAATCGGACTTCATCACCGTGCATGTTCAATTCAACCAGCAAACCGTCGGCTTGATCGGCGCCAAGGAAATCGCTCTGATGAAACGCGGCGCTTATCTAATCAACACCGGCCGCGGCCCGATTATCGATGAGAAAGCGATGCTCGATGCCCTCACCAGCGGCCAATTGGGCGGCGTCGGTCTCGACGTCTACGACAAAGAGCCCTTGCCGATGGATCATCCGCTGCGCCGCTTCGACAACGCGATTCTGATGTCCCATCGTGGCTACGCCACGTTGGAGATTCTTAGCGAACGCTACCAGCAAGCGCTGACCAATATTCTCGATTATCTCGACGGCAAAACTCTGCCGCTGATCAACCCCGATGTAAAAATCCGCAACGCCGCGGAAAATTAATCGCTTCACGCACGCCAGTGACTATGATTGAAAATCAAACCGAAGCGCAATCGAGCGCAACCCAAGAGCCGACATTGACTATCGCCAATTACGGCAAATCGCTAAGAGTCATCGGCCAAGAACTCACCGGCCTGTTTCCCCGTGTCTTGGAAATCACCGCCGACGGCGCCGGCTTCGCGGTGACGGGCGAATGTCACCCCAACCCCTTTGAAGCGGTGAAAGAGAATTTTTTCATGCGCGCTTGGAAAACTGTTTTCCCCAGCGCCGCGCCAACCGACGCGGCACCGCTCACGCCCTTCGCGCGCGGTTTTTCGGGCGACGAGGTCGACCGGCTCGATCAAATCAACAGCACCCGGCGCAGCGAGGTTTCTCGCCGCGCCGACACCTACAGCCTAGCCGAACGTTTGCGCACCATGGGCGCCATCGTCGACCGCAACCAAGGCCGTCTCAAAGTATTGCGCAAGGAAGCCGACCGCTTGTTCGTCGAATATTGGGACGCCCAAGGCGAAATCAAAAATGCCAAACTGACCACCGTGATCATGTACCGCAATCAACAACGCATCGACGCCCTGCGCCAAAACAATCCCACCGAGCTTTGGGAAGGCTACGACTTCTGAGAGCGGTGCGCTAACGACACATCCTTCGGCTATAGACGCAACTGTCATTCTGAGGCGAAGCCAAGAATCTCTCGTGTGAGTTGCCAACAAGACGAGATCCCTCGCTACGTTCGGGATGACAAGAATATAATAACAACATATCGAATCCTTCATTCGTCATACCGGCGCAGGCCGGTATCCAGGAGCCGATGGGAGGGCGGGACGCGACCCGTCCCTACTGGCAAACGCCTCAAGGCAAACTCCCGCGTATGCGATCGACATAGATATAAAATGGCTCAGCCACACACTACAAACATTCTTTCCCCCGACGATCTCGCCGCCACTTCGACGCGCACGGTCAATCATTACGATCAGCGCGCCGAGATTTTCTGGCGCGACACGCGCGATCACGATGTCAGTCAAAATATCGATGCTTTGCTGCAAAGCTTGAACGGCGCGCCGCCTTTTCGCGTCCTCGATTTCGGCTGCGGTCCGGGGCGGGATTTAAAAGTTTTCACCGACCTCGACCATGAAGCGATCGGTGTCGAAGGCTCGGCGCGCTTCGCCGATATGGCGCGCCAATACAGCGGCTGCGCTGTCTGGCAACAAGACTTTCTCAACCTCGACCTGCCCGCGGAACACTTCGACGGCATTTTCGCCAACGCCTCGTTGTTTCATATCGCGAGTCAAGAATTGCCGCGCGTGCTGCGCCAGCTTCACGCCACGCTGAAACCCAACGGCATGCTGTTCAGCTCCAACCCACGCGGCGACAATCAAGAGGGTTGGAGCGGCGAGCGCTACGGTTGCTACTACGATTGGCCGCGCTGGCAAGTATTATTGACGGCCACTGGATTCGCCGAGGTGAGACACTACTACCGCCCACCAGGCCTGCCCCAAGAACAGCAACCCTGGCTGGCATCGCTCTGGCGCAAGCCCATCCGCTAGCCGCGCCTTTTGACTCCCTAGCCGCTTTTCACTTCCTTTGCTAGAATGGCCGCGTGGACGCTTCACAAGATCAATCCAAACCATCTGCCGCGCCGGTCGCGAACACCAGCCTCGACTTGGCGGCGCTGAGCGACGACCAGCTGTTGCAGACG is part of the Deltaproteobacteria bacterium genome and encodes:
- a CDS encoding serine protease, translated to MRRSLAMFCTVLLSFMLCSWVEAQDQIRDLVVKIHATTHSPDLLKPWTKNSPQQIKGSGVVIDGKRILTNAHVVKYASQIYVQPNQSATYIPARVEAMTPGMDLAILKLDDESFFTNRGSLSFAQELPRVKDNINVYGYPTGGTELSVTQGIVSRIEYTDYYYQAAGLRIQVDAALNFGNSGGPAVSDGKLVGLVFSLIQNAQNIGYLIPVEEIQLFLKDVADGRCDGKPQTFDMIQTVENEALRQRLGLPKGVNGVMIAQPYRNDPDYPLKEWDVLTRIGNTPIDSDGKVAIRYDLRLSASYLVQKYAQNGLLPITVFRNGKLIDINLPVRSNRELVIPYLLDAQPRFFIFGPFVFSATTQDYLERLGKQRTAAFGQQPSPLVTRRYDKPAFENEELIVVASPLFPHRITRGYDDPNRAVLGEVNGIKVKNLRHLVELLRDNRDEQISFKFAASGVLNHETMVFNRKDLMEATGKILEENGIRYPASPELRPVWEATAPMEKQSAQSTCCEPVRAVR
- a CDS encoding D-2-hydroxyacid dehydrogenase family protein, yielding MTNANFKVAILDDFEKIAETVPAFAQLKARAEITVLRERLDSSEKIVSRLSDFDALLLMRERTFLSDKEYRQLPKLKFIAQTGRTSKHLDLANATERNIAIAGTPSDNGTTTKELTVALILALARKIPQVNQRMREELWPALTGAMLEGKTIGVLGLGRIGNEVARIMKAFNTRVLGWSRSLTPEKAALVGAESVSMETLLKESDFITVHVQFNQQTVGLIGAKEIALMKRGAYLINTGRGPIIDEKAMLDALTSGQLGGVGLDVYDKEPLPMDHPLRRFDNAILMSHRGYATLEILSERYQQALTNILDYLDGKTLPLINPDVKIRNAAEN
- a CDS encoding class I SAM-dependent methyltransferase — protein: MAQPHTTNILSPDDLAATSTRTVNHYDQRAEIFWRDTRDHDVSQNIDALLQSLNGAPPFRVLDFGCGPGRDLKVFTDLDHEAIGVEGSARFADMARQYSGCAVWQQDFLNLDLPAEHFDGIFANASLFHIASQELPRVLRQLHATLKPNGMLFSSNPRGDNQEGWSGERYGCYYDWPRWQVLLTATGFAEVRHYYRPPGLPQEQQPWLASLWRKPIR